A DNA window from Brassica napus cultivar Da-Ae chromosome C1, Da-Ae, whole genome shotgun sequence contains the following coding sequences:
- the LOC106376595 gene encoding non-specific lipid transfer protein GPI-anchored 2-like, translated as MTNVAVIAAILITGLLSASVSEQMAPSPSSGPSGAPDCMTNLLNMTDCLSYVQVGNGGGAANPDKACCPELAGLVDSSPQCLCYLLGGDMAAQYGIKIDKAKALKLPGVCGVVTPDPSLCSLFGIPVGAPEAMGKEEASPAFAPTSGAESPEGLGSGPSASKTSDAPNTPYSLFLSVIIIPLAFAFHLYS; from the exons ATGACTAACGTTGCAGTAATAGCCGCTATTCTGATTACAGGATTGTTATCAGCTAGCGTGTCAGAACAAATGGCTCCATCTCCTTCCTCAGGACCTTCGGGTGCACCAGACTGCATGACGAATCTGTTGAACATGACCGACTGTCTTTCGTACGTTCAGGTTGGAAACGGTGGTGGTGCGGCCAATCCAGACAAAGCTTGCTGTCCGGAGCTTGCCGGCCTAGTCGATAGCTCGCCACAATGCCTCTGTTACCTGCTCGGCGGAGATATGGCGGCTCAGTATGGAATCAAGATTGATAAGGCAAAGGCTCTCAAGCTTCCCGGAGTTTGTGGCGTCGTTACTCCGGATCCCTCACTTTGTTCAC TGTTTGGAATTCCAGTTGGGGCACCGGAAGCTATGGGCAAAGAGGAAGCGTCCCCAGCCTTCGCTCCAACTTCAG GTGCGGAATCACCCGAAGGATTAGGGTCGGGTCCATCAGCTAGCAAGACGAGCGATGCGCCAAACACACCTTATTCTCTTTTTCTCAGTGTCATAATTATTCCATTAGCCTTTGCATTTCATCTATATTcctga